One part of the Salinimonas iocasae genome encodes these proteins:
- a CDS encoding organic hydroperoxide resistance protein: protein MHKLDSVIYTGTATATGGRDGSAESSDGRLKTDLSVPKALGGDDGAGTNPEQLFAAGYSACFIGALRHVAGAQKIKLEDNISVKGDVAIGPIEKGFAIAVTLTVDLGDMPKADAQKLVEQAHEVCPYSNATRGNIEVELTLA, encoded by the coding sequence ATGCATAAGTTAGACAGCGTAATATACACAGGCACAGCGACTGCAACAGGTGGAAGAGATGGTAGTGCGGAATCCAGCGATGGTCGCCTGAAAACAGATTTGTCAGTACCAAAGGCGCTGGGCGGCGATGATGGGGCTGGCACCAATCCTGAGCAGCTGTTCGCCGCAGGCTATTCTGCGTGCTTTATCGGCGCACTGAGGCATGTTGCCGGTGCACAGAAGATCAAACTGGAAGATAACATTTCGGTTAAAGGCGATGTTGCCATTGGCCCTATCGAGAAAGGTTTTGCTATTGCGGTAACCTTAACCGTAGATTTAGGGGATATGCCTAAAGCGGATGCCCAAAAGCTGGTGGAACAGGCTCATGAGGTTTGCCCGTATTCAAATGCGACCCGTGGTAATATCGAAGTTGAGTTAACGCTGGCGTAA
- a CDS encoding SGNH/GDSL hydrolase family protein has translation MRRLITCLLFVTLPLCVQAAEKTEKLLFIGNSFTFFNGGIEHHASQLARYARQSANPLAFRNAFGGETLQGHIQRRNTPDIINMQPWNHVIIQGYSNEPLTDYKRFENAAKTLSEMAANQGAQSHLLITWAYRNRPVMIEKLQDAYLKAARHLGNDAIPAGPAFALALERRPSLNLYSDNKHPNLAGTYLAACVVYQWLFDKPATQSQYTAGLPAELATFLQTVAQDTVIAFRDK, from the coding sequence ATGCGCCGATTAATAACCTGCCTGCTTTTTGTCACATTACCGCTATGCGTTCAGGCCGCAGAGAAAACCGAAAAACTTCTGTTTATCGGAAACAGCTTTACCTTTTTCAATGGCGGTATTGAACATCACGCCAGCCAGCTTGCTCGTTATGCCAGGCAAAGCGCAAACCCACTGGCGTTTCGTAATGCATTTGGTGGTGAGACATTGCAGGGGCATATACAGCGTCGCAATACCCCCGACATTATCAACATGCAGCCATGGAACCATGTCATTATTCAGGGCTACAGCAATGAACCGCTTACTGATTACAAGCGATTTGAAAATGCAGCCAAAACACTGTCTGAAATGGCTGCCAACCAGGGCGCGCAATCGCACCTTCTTATCACCTGGGCTTACCGAAACCGGCCAGTGATGATTGAAAAACTACAAGACGCTTATTTAAAAGCCGCCCGTCACCTGGGCAATGATGCCATCCCCGCAGGACCGGCATTTGCGCTGGCACTTGAACGCCGCCCATCGCTTAACCTGTATAGTGATAACAAACATCCTAACCTGGCGGGCACATATCTGGCTGCGTGTGTTGTTTACCAGTGGTTATTTGATAAGCCTGCTACGCAAAGTCAGTACACCGCGGGCTTACCGGCTGAACTTGCTACATTTTTGCAAACTGTGGCGCAGGATACGGTTATTGCTTTTCGTGACAAATGA
- a CDS encoding protein-tyrosine phosphatase family protein → MEQPETYQDTRSTNGANELRWFRTSVGRIGLGPRPDDALMQALKTDGVSHIATVQTSDEQAHAIKGLCETFDTQWVWLPIENIRDSSKAEVAMLQKYLAELRQILTQGGSVYLHCDKSRYRCRLMFYALCHHLKMPSSSAYPAMHSFSADGANRIAREDLYWAADLGASVKYQA, encoded by the coding sequence ATGGAGCAACCTGAAACCTATCAGGATACACGCAGCACGAATGGTGCAAACGAACTTCGCTGGTTCAGAACCAGCGTTGGCCGGATTGGTCTTGGTCCACGGCCCGATGATGCACTTATGCAGGCACTTAAGACCGATGGTGTATCGCATATCGCTACCGTACAAACCTCGGATGAACAAGCCCACGCTATAAAAGGACTCTGTGAGACATTTGATACGCAATGGGTGTGGCTGCCAATAGAGAATATTCGTGATAGCTCGAAAGCGGAAGTAGCAATGCTGCAAAAATATCTTGCAGAATTACGACAAATTCTTACACAGGGAGGTAGCGTCTACCTGCACTGCGATAAATCCCGTTACCGCTGCCGACTCATGTTTTATGCGCTTTGTCACCATCTCAAAATGCCTTCTTCCAGCGCATACCCTGCCATGCATTCTTTTTCTGCAGACGGTGCAAACCGTATTGCCCGAGAAGATTTATACTGGGCCGCGGACCTGGGTGCGTCTGTAAAATACCAGGCCTGA
- a CDS encoding ABC-F family ATPase, translating to MITTANITMQFGSEPLFENISAKFGNGNRYGLIGANGCGKSTLMKILSGKLTPSAGNVSMAPGTKLGVLSQDQFAFEEMSVVDTVIMGDHELWTVKQERDEIYSKPEMSEEDGMRVAELETQFAEMDGYTAEARAGDILSAAGIEEAYHFGLMKEVAPGKKVRVLLAQALFADPDILLLDEPTNNLDIYTIHWLAEELTQRKSTMIIISHDRHFLNSVCTHMADIDYGELRVYPGNYDAFAEAAALAQEQLHQENAKKSAEIEELQSFVARFSANASKAKQATSRARRLEKIELTDIKASSRRKPFIQFKQHKKLHRLAITLEDLGHGYADLPLFSQGNLLLEAGSRLAIIGENGAGKTTLLKCLIDDLEANEGTVKWAENASVGYIPQDSTKDFSSDLTLFEWMSQWRGPKHDDLQVKGMLGRLLFTSDDFNKKVSVCSGGEKNRLLFGKLMLQDINVLVMDEPTNHLDMESIEALNHALMNFDGTVIFVSHDREFVSSLATQVIEIKDKKLNNFEGTYEEFLAHSAA from the coding sequence TTGATTACTACCGCCAATATCACAATGCAGTTTGGCTCTGAGCCATTATTTGAAAACATTTCCGCCAAATTCGGTAACGGAAACCGATATGGTCTCATTGGTGCCAATGGCTGTGGTAAATCCACGCTGATGAAAATTTTAAGCGGAAAGCTAACACCGTCTGCTGGCAACGTTTCTATGGCACCCGGAACAAAATTGGGCGTACTTAGCCAGGACCAGTTTGCCTTTGAAGAAATGAGTGTGGTTGATACCGTTATCATGGGTGACCATGAGTTATGGACGGTCAAGCAGGAACGCGACGAGATCTATAGCAAACCTGAGATGAGCGAAGAAGACGGCATGCGTGTGGCGGAACTGGAAACGCAGTTTGCCGAAATGGATGGCTACACAGCAGAAGCCAGAGCGGGCGATATTTTAAGCGCAGCAGGTATAGAAGAAGCCTATCATTTTGGTCTGATGAAAGAGGTGGCACCTGGTAAGAAAGTGCGTGTTCTGTTGGCCCAGGCATTGTTTGCAGACCCGGACATTTTACTTCTCGACGAGCCTACCAATAACCTCGACATTTATACTATTCACTGGCTGGCGGAAGAACTGACTCAGCGTAAATCGACTATGATCATTATCTCCCATGACAGGCACTTTCTGAACTCTGTCTGCACTCATATGGCTGATATCGACTATGGTGAATTACGCGTGTATCCGGGCAACTATGACGCGTTCGCCGAAGCGGCGGCACTGGCTCAGGAGCAGTTACACCAGGAAAATGCCAAAAAGTCAGCAGAGATTGAAGAATTACAAAGCTTTGTGGCACGCTTTTCAGCCAACGCATCAAAAGCGAAGCAAGCGACCTCCCGGGCCCGTCGACTGGAAAAAATAGAACTGACCGATATTAAGGCCTCCAGTCGCCGCAAACCATTTATCCAGTTTAAGCAACATAAGAAACTTCATCGCCTTGCGATCACTTTAGAAGATCTTGGCCATGGTTATGCCGATCTGCCTCTGTTTAGTCAGGGCAATCTATTGCTGGAAGCAGGATCACGACTTGCCATTATCGGCGAGAACGGCGCGGGCAAAACGACATTACTTAAATGTCTTATTGATGACCTTGAAGCGAATGAAGGTACAGTGAAATGGGCTGAAAATGCGTCTGTAGGCTATATCCCCCAGGACAGCACCAAAGACTTTTCCAGTGACCTGACACTGTTCGAATGGATGTCCCAATGGCGGGGCCCTAAACATGACGACCTGCAGGTTAAAGGCATGCTGGGACGCCTGCTATTTACCTCAGATGATTTTAATAAGAAGGTCAGCGTCTGCTCTGGTGGAGAAAAGAACCGCCTTCTGTTTGGCAAACTCATGCTTCAGGATATTAATGTGCTGGTGATGGACGAGCCTACCAATCACCTGGATATGGAATCAATTGAAGCTTTGAACCATGCCTTAATGAACTTTGATGGCACCGTCATATTTGTTAGCCATGATCGCGAATTTGTTTCGTCTCTGGCAACACAGGTTATTGAGATAAAGGATAAAAAGCTTAATAATTTTGAAGGTACTTACGAAGAGTTCCTGGCGCATTCAGCAGCGTAA
- a CDS encoding tetratricopeptide repeat protein gives MHLLRTTAFTASLSLSACALAQEPTLLDVQHSWAKINYQTDDADQQLSQYKSLIEDADALVAASEDDAAALTWLGISQASAARAKGGLGALDFAEDAKENFEKAIAIDPTVLDGAALFSLGALYHKVPGWPVSFGDDDEAEALFKRALEVSPDGMDANYFYAEFLIDEGEYAEAYQYLNKAKKASPRPDRPLADKGRRQAIDALLEKVEKER, from the coding sequence ATGCACCTGTTACGAACTACCGCGTTTACCGCTTCGCTTTCATTATCTGCCTGCGCATTGGCTCAGGAACCTACGCTGCTGGATGTTCAACACAGCTGGGCAAAAATAAACTATCAGACCGATGATGCTGACCAGCAGCTTTCGCAATACAAATCTCTGATAGAGGACGCTGACGCTTTGGTAGCAGCATCAGAAGACGATGCCGCTGCGCTAACCTGGCTGGGCATCTCGCAAGCCAGTGCTGCGCGGGCTAAAGGGGGTCTTGGTGCGCTTGATTTTGCTGAAGATGCAAAAGAAAATTTTGAGAAAGCTATAGCGATTGATCCGACGGTACTCGATGGCGCTGCGCTATTTAGTCTTGGGGCCCTGTACCATAAAGTCCCGGGCTGGCCAGTCAGCTTTGGTGATGATGATGAAGCAGAAGCGCTGTTCAAACGAGCGCTGGAGGTCAGCCCTGATGGGATGGACGCAAACTATTTTTACGCTGAGTTTTTGATTGATGAGGGTGAATACGCCGAGGCATACCAGTACCTGAATAAGGCGAAAAAAGCGTCACCTCGCCCGGATCGTCCCCTTGCGGATAAAGGCCGCCGGCAGGCTATCGACGCGCTACTTGAGAAAGTGGAAAAGGAGCGTTGA
- the katG gene encoding catalase/peroxidase HPI yields MLKRALTVAAAVSIALSPVAMAAEQQMQSKEVRSNAFWWPEQLNLGPLRAHGPESNPYGDDFNYAEAFNQLDLQAVKKDIRAVLTESQDWWPADYGHYGPFFIRMAWHAAGTYRVHDGRGGAGGGQQRFDPLNSWPDNANLDKARRLLWPIKQKYGRSISWADLMALTGNVALEDMGFKTFGYAGGRVDDWEPDLVYWGPESKFLTDERRDKKGKLKGPLAAVEMGLIYVNPEGPHGKPDPIAAANDIRMSFGRMAMNDEEIVALIAGGHTFGKAHGAKKADCLDKEPAAAGVEEQGFGWKNKCGKGNAEDTMTSGLEGAWTVTPTKWTTNYLDNLFSFEWKQTKSPAGATQWIPKSESAANMVPDAHDKTKRHAPIMFTTDLAIKEDPAFREIALRFKENPEEFEKAFAKAWFKLNHRDLGPRARYLGDEVPDEILKWQDPIPEVDYTLINDKQIAQLKKQILDTGLTVPELVRTAWASAASYRDTDMRGGANGARVRLAPQNSWPVNNPDELSKVLAELEKVQKDFNENASGTQVSLADTIVLAGAAAVEKAASDAGYDVTVPFKPGRADATAAMTDQKSFAYLEPKADAFRNYYSDDAWKSPAEMMVERADLLSLTVPEMTVLLGGMRSLNANHGEEQHGVLTTTPGQLNNAFFVNLLDMSTLWEKSSDDETIYVGKDRQSGKQKWTATPVDLIFGSNSELRAIAEVYASDNAKQKFVDDFVSAWTKVMTNDRFDLKS; encoded by the coding sequence ATGTTAAAGCGCGCATTGACCGTGGCCGCTGCGGTCTCTATTGCACTTTCACCGGTAGCCATGGCCGCCGAACAGCAAATGCAGTCTAAGGAAGTGAGAAGTAACGCTTTCTGGTGGCCTGAACAACTGAATCTTGGGCCGCTGCGTGCCCATGGCCCTGAATCAAACCCTTACGGCGACGATTTTAATTATGCTGAAGCCTTCAATCAGCTTGACTTACAGGCGGTTAAAAAGGATATACGCGCAGTACTGACTGAGTCTCAGGATTGGTGGCCTGCCGACTATGGCCATTATGGCCCTTTCTTTATTCGCATGGCATGGCACGCGGCAGGAACCTATCGTGTTCACGATGGACGTGGCGGTGCTGGTGGTGGCCAACAACGCTTTGACCCGCTTAATAGCTGGCCGGACAATGCCAACCTCGATAAAGCCCGCCGACTGTTATGGCCGATAAAGCAAAAATATGGCCGTAGTATTTCCTGGGCCGACTTAATGGCGCTGACCGGTAACGTGGCACTTGAAGACATGGGCTTTAAAACCTTCGGGTATGCGGGTGGTCGCGTCGACGACTGGGAACCGGACCTGGTGTACTGGGGACCGGAAAGTAAGTTTCTGACAGATGAGCGTCGCGATAAAAAAGGTAAGCTTAAAGGCCCCCTTGCTGCTGTTGAAATGGGCCTGATCTATGTTAACCCGGAAGGTCCTCACGGTAAGCCTGACCCTATTGCGGCAGCGAACGACATCCGTATGTCATTCGGCAGAATGGCGATGAACGATGAAGAAATTGTTGCGCTGATTGCAGGCGGCCATACTTTTGGTAAAGCACACGGCGCTAAAAAAGCCGACTGTCTGGATAAAGAGCCTGCGGCTGCCGGTGTTGAAGAACAGGGTTTTGGCTGGAAAAACAAATGCGGTAAGGGCAATGCCGAGGATACGATGACCAGTGGTCTGGAGGGTGCCTGGACGGTGACTCCTACCAAGTGGACAACCAACTACCTGGATAATCTTTTCTCTTTTGAATGGAAACAGACTAAGAGCCCGGCAGGTGCAACACAGTGGATACCGAAGTCAGAATCTGCTGCCAACATGGTTCCCGATGCACACGATAAAACAAAACGTCATGCGCCCATCATGTTCACCACTGACCTGGCAATAAAAGAAGATCCGGCGTTCAGAGAAATCGCACTGCGCTTTAAGGAAAACCCTGAGGAGTTTGAAAAAGCATTTGCCAAAGCCTGGTTCAAGCTTAATCACCGCGACTTAGGACCCCGTGCACGTTATCTGGGTGATGAAGTGCCTGACGAAATTCTTAAGTGGCAGGATCCGATCCCTGAGGTCGACTATACCCTGATTAACGATAAGCAGATTGCTCAGCTTAAAAAGCAAATTCTGGATACTGGTCTGACAGTACCTGAGCTGGTAAGAACGGCCTGGGCTTCAGCAGCCAGTTATCGTGATACAGATATGCGTGGCGGCGCTAACGGTGCGCGGGTAAGACTGGCGCCTCAAAACAGCTGGCCGGTGAACAATCCTGACGAGTTGAGCAAGGTGCTGGCTGAGCTGGAAAAGGTTCAGAAAGACTTCAATGAGAACGCATCAGGCACGCAGGTGTCTTTGGCTGATACGATTGTGCTTGCCGGTGCCGCCGCTGTTGAAAAAGCTGCAAGCGATGCCGGTTATGATGTGACGGTTCCATTTAAACCTGGCCGCGCTGATGCGACAGCAGCAATGACCGACCAGAAGTCATTTGCCTATCTTGAGCCGAAAGCTGATGCGTTCAGAAATTATTATTCAGACGACGCCTGGAAGTCACCAGCAGAAATGATGGTAGAGCGTGCTGATCTTCTTTCTCTGACAGTACCTGAAATGACAGTGCTTCTTGGCGGCATGCGCAGCCTGAATGCCAACCATGGCGAAGAGCAGCATGGCGTTCTGACCACCACGCCGGGCCAACTGAACAATGCGTTCTTTGTTAACCTGCTGGATATGTCGACACTGTGGGAAAAATCGTCTGACGATGAGACCATTTATGTCGGTAAAGATCGTCAGTCAGGCAAACAAAAATGGACCGCGACCCCGGTTGACCTTATTTTCGGGTCAAACTCTGAGTTGCGTGCTATTGCAGAAGTTTACGCATCAGACAACGCTAAGCAGAAATTCGTTGATGATTTTGTCAGCGCATGGACAAAGGTCATGACGAACGATCGCTTCGACCTTAAGTCGTAA
- a CDS encoding right-handed parallel beta-helix repeat-containing protein: MLLHRAKRLSRLIIGLSLIATPTATSFAATSSTQQMFVAGQPGTAALRQMDEQMTLSDIEALVVSLKNDKQYKRMLQKMQADETLAAAKILSALQDTGTLYDVTTTLIQQNAADAQQLVRAAMLLFPVDRYALYHALLADSSLSASQIKSWASSTGVLTNKLYADEAFDSAGIAIEPLIESLSISIVGQSADTRASVYYRRSSQSNGEWQRGKDLQWEPVTANLTGPLVYLEPDTAYELKIRLEQADGSAQTVTRQTATRAETPPIDPDKVYQLSDIYNGGTLDLEALGIEGKPGAWAKIVGNPTLPIVAPDGNKHAIDIGNNSYVYFENITVKGGRTHSVYAEKAHHIWINQCDISDWGRSPNILKNGVAYELEDAQPINYDSAIYLRQTGVVTVENCHVHDPNALANDWRYGHPKGPNAFFAHANHPNPEFKGQVILRNNVFEGKPEHRFNDVVEGRKNGEPLGGFVRDSAIYGNTFRYANDDGIEIDGGQYNVLVYNNEISHSYTGVSAIPTRVGPAFIFNNYIHDWEIKLANSGLL; the protein is encoded by the coding sequence ATGTTGTTACATCGCGCGAAACGGTTGTCACGCCTGATTATCGGTCTATCTCTCATCGCCACTCCGACTGCAACTAGCTTTGCAGCGACATCATCGACACAACAAATGTTTGTGGCAGGTCAGCCAGGTACTGCAGCCCTCAGGCAGATGGATGAGCAGATGACCCTCAGTGATATTGAAGCTTTGGTTGTGTCGTTAAAAAACGACAAACAATATAAACGTATGCTGCAGAAAATGCAGGCTGATGAAACATTAGCCGCCGCTAAAATCTTATCGGCACTTCAAGACACAGGAACATTATATGATGTCACCACAACGCTGATTCAGCAGAATGCTGCTGATGCTCAGCAACTAGTTCGTGCCGCGATGCTGCTTTTCCCCGTTGATCGTTACGCACTTTACCATGCGCTGCTGGCTGACAGTTCGCTGTCTGCCAGTCAAATTAAATCATGGGCCTCGTCCACCGGTGTCCTGACCAACAAATTATATGCGGATGAGGCTTTTGATAGCGCCGGTATTGCTATTGAGCCGCTGATAGAGTCACTTAGCATCAGTATTGTCGGGCAATCCGCAGACACGCGGGCGTCGGTTTATTACCGGCGCTCCAGTCAATCCAACGGTGAGTGGCAGCGTGGCAAAGATCTACAGTGGGAACCGGTAACCGCGAACCTCACCGGTCCGCTGGTATATCTTGAGCCCGATACTGCTTATGAACTGAAAATCAGACTTGAGCAAGCGGATGGTAGTGCTCAAACGGTAACGCGCCAAACCGCAACCCGCGCTGAAACACCACCGATAGATCCCGATAAAGTTTACCAGCTCAGCGATATCTATAACGGTGGAACGCTGGACCTTGAAGCATTGGGCATAGAGGGTAAACCAGGTGCCTGGGCAAAAATAGTTGGTAATCCAACGCTGCCAATTGTTGCCCCCGACGGCAACAAGCATGCTATTGATATTGGTAACAACAGCTATGTTTATTTTGAAAACATTACTGTGAAAGGCGGCAGAACACATAGTGTTTATGCTGAAAAGGCGCATCATATATGGATAAATCAGTGTGATATCTCTGACTGGGGGCGCTCACCTAATATTCTAAAAAATGGTGTTGCCTACGAATTAGAGGATGCGCAGCCTATAAACTATGACTCAGCCATTTACCTTCGCCAAACAGGTGTGGTTACGGTGGAAAACTGTCATGTCCATGATCCTAATGCACTGGCTAACGACTGGCGGTATGGTCACCCAAAAGGTCCGAATGCTTTTTTCGCTCATGCAAATCACCCCAACCCCGAGTTTAAAGGGCAGGTAATTTTAAGAAACAATGTTTTTGAAGGGAAACCAGAGCACCGCTTCAACGATGTTGTAGAAGGTCGCAAAAATGGTGAGCCTTTAGGTGGCTTTGTCAGAGACTCTGCCATTTATGGCAATACTTTCAGATATGCTAATGATGATGGCATTGAGATCGATGGTGGCCAGTACAATGTGCTGGTTTACAACAATGAAATATCTCACAGCTATACGGGAGTGAGTGCTATCCCCACCCGTGTTGGTCCGGCCTTCATCTTTAATAACTATATTCACGATTGGGAGATCAAACTGGCAAACAGTGGGCTGCTGTGA
- a CDS encoding YigZ family protein, protein MPYLIPESPHHTRYEVKKSQFTGYAAPASSREQAMDFLAALRQQYPDARHHCWAYLLGPPAAPVSVAMNDDGEPSGTAGKPILNVLQHNNVGDVVIVVVRYFGGIKLGAGGLVRAYSAAAQMTLESLPTRQLVKQTTLKVETDFRHEQFVRHYVEQHQGDILQTHYQQHVVIELSLPDESIDELFSLAGSMGFTVRSD, encoded by the coding sequence ATGCCATATTTGATTCCTGAGTCACCCCATCATACCCGGTATGAAGTTAAGAAAAGCCAGTTCACTGGATACGCTGCACCGGCATCGAGCCGCGAGCAGGCGATGGACTTTCTTGCTGCGTTAAGACAACAGTATCCGGATGCCCGGCACCATTGCTGGGCCTATCTGCTGGGGCCGCCAGCGGCGCCTGTTAGCGTGGCGATGAATGATGATGGCGAGCCCAGTGGCACGGCGGGCAAACCAATATTAAACGTACTTCAGCATAATAATGTTGGCGATGTCGTTATCGTGGTGGTTCGCTATTTCGGTGGGATAAAGCTGGGCGCAGGAGGGTTAGTCAGAGCCTACTCAGCGGCCGCGCAGATGACACTGGAATCACTACCTACCCGACAATTAGTTAAACAGACAACACTAAAAGTTGAAACTGACTTTCGGCATGAGCAGTTTGTGCGTCATTATGTTGAACAGCATCAGGGGGACATACTGCAAACACACTACCAGCAACATGTAGTGATTGAGCTTTCATTGCCCGATGAGAGCATTGATGAGCTATTTTCACTGGCTGGTAGTATGGGGTTTACGGTTCGCTCTGACTAG
- a CDS encoding MarR family winged helix-turn-helix transcriptional regulator — MNNPLALKNQLCHRFYTLSNAFNRAYRPLLSKLDVTYPQYIVLLSLWEEDAVSISRLVEHTRVDSGAMSLILKKLEKKGFITFTFNDSDRRSRIVTLTDFGREKKAEAASIPHQMRCNLHNISDEEAIMLVGLLDKLTSELDETLCSAE; from the coding sequence ATGAATAATCCACTCGCGTTGAAAAACCAGTTATGTCACCGGTTTTATACATTATCTAACGCATTTAATCGGGCTTACCGACCGCTATTAAGCAAGCTGGATGTAACCTATCCGCAATATATTGTTTTGCTTAGTCTGTGGGAGGAAGACGCCGTAAGCATTTCCAGACTGGTCGAGCATACCCGTGTCGACAGTGGCGCCATGAGCCTGATCCTCAAAAAGCTTGAGAAGAAAGGGTTTATAACCTTCACATTTAACGACAGTGACCGCCGAAGTCGTATCGTGACACTGACCGATTTTGGCAGGGAAAAAAAAGCGGAAGCAGCGTCGATACCGCATCAAATGCGGTGCAACTTACACAATATTTCTGACGAAGAAGCCATCATGCTGGTCGGCTTGCTGGATAAATTAACCAGCGAGCTTGATGAAACATTATGCTCGGCTGAATAA
- the trhA gene encoding PAQR family membrane homeostasis protein TrhA yields MSSVPSPAYSAKEEWINSLSHGVGLVAAIVGLVFILLRAQDPLAITVSAVYGSTLILMFLSSTLYHAITHQRAKGWLKLFDHSAIYLLIAGTYTPLLLVSVGGWLGITMTVLVWVLALGGVMFKLIAQHRFPRISVATYLLLGWIALGIIYPLYMALPGAGLWLIVAGGLCFSIGVIFYVAKKVKYTHAIWHMFVIGGCSCHYFSIYYYVV; encoded by the coding sequence ATGTCGTCAGTACCCTCCCCGGCTTACTCTGCAAAAGAAGAATGGATTAACAGCCTCAGTCATGGTGTCGGTCTCGTTGCCGCTATTGTAGGGCTGGTATTTATCCTGTTACGAGCGCAGGATCCCCTCGCTATTACTGTATCTGCTGTTTATGGCAGTACGCTGATACTGATGTTTTTAAGCTCTACTCTGTATCACGCTATTACCCATCAACGCGCTAAAGGCTGGTTGAAGCTGTTCGACCACAGTGCCATCTATCTGCTTATTGCAGGAACTTATACGCCCCTGTTGCTGGTTTCGGTAGGCGGATGGCTGGGCATAACAATGACCGTGCTAGTCTGGGTACTCGCGCTGGGTGGCGTGATGTTTAAGCTTATTGCTCAGCATCGTTTTCCGCGAATTTCAGTGGCGACTTATCTACTGCTTGGTTGGATAGCGCTGGGGATAATTTATCCATTATATATGGCGCTTCCCGGAGCAGGTCTGTGGCTGATAGTCGCCGGCGGCCTGTGCTTTAGCATCGGGGTTATCTTCTATGTAGCAAAAAAGGTAAAATATACACACGCCATCTGGCACATGTTTGTTATCGGTGGCTGTAGCTGTCATTATTTTTCCATTTATTACTACGTTGTTTGA